The Mixta hanseatica genome includes a region encoding these proteins:
- the putA gene encoding trifunctional transcriptional regulator/proline dehydrogenase/L-glutamate gamma-semialdehyde dehydrogenase — protein sequence MGTTTMGVKLDEATRDRIKLAAQQIDRTPHWLIKQAIFNYLEQLEQGAQPAEFPLQAAANEAEETQQEEPHQPFLDFAEQILPQTVTRAAITSAWRRPEPEAVSMMLEQARLPAPLAEKAHQLAWTLADKLRHQKGATGRAGMVQSLLQEFSLSSQEGVALMCLAEALLRIPDKPTRDALIRDKISNGNWQAHLGRSPSLFVNAATWGLLFTGRLVSTHNEANLSRSLNRIIGKSGEPLIRKGVDMAMRLMGEQFVTGETIAEALANARKLEEKGFRYSYDMLGEAALTASDAKAYLLSYQQAIHAIGKASNGRGIYEGPGISIKLSALHPRYSRAQYARVMEELYPILKSLTLLARSYDIGINIDAEEADRLELSLDLLEKLCFEPELEGWNGIGFVIQAYQKRCPFVIDSLIDLAQRSRRRLMIRLVKGAYWDSEIKRAQAEGLEGYPVYTRKVYTDISYLACARKLLAVPNLIYPQFATHNAHSLAAIYHLAGNNYYPGQYEFQCLHGMGEPLYEQVVGKTADGKLNRPCRIYAPVGTHETLLAYLVRRLLENGANTSFVNRIADKTLPLDELVADPVQQVERLAATEGAIGLPHPKIPLPRDLYGDKRPNSAGLDLANEHRLASLSSALLSSAAHLWRAGPMIEGELSQGEYRPVLNPADPSDIVGEVREASEQEVAQALQASVNAGSIWFATPPQERAAILERAAELMEGQMQTLIGILVREAGKTFNNAIAEVREAVDFLYYYSGLVSSDFDNETHRPLGPVVCISPWNFPLAIFTGQIAAALAAGNSVLAKPAEQTPLIAAQAVRILLEAGVPGGVIQLLPGLGETVGAQLTSDERVRGVMFTGSTAVASLLQRNLAGRLDPQGRPTPLIAETGGMNAMIVDSSALTEQVVLDIVSSAYDSAGQRCSALRLLCIQEDAAEHTLKMLRGAMAECRMGNPERLSTDIGPVIDAEAKENIERHIQAMRAKGLTVFQAVQENQQDSKEWAQGTFIKPTLIELNSIDELDKEIFGPVLHVVRYTRSTLPQLIEQINASGYGLTLGVHTRIDETIGQVTQRAKVGNLYVNRNMVGAVVGVQPFGGEGLSGTGPKAGGPLYLYRLLSHRPDNALQVTLDRHDAEYSLDATLRPSLIEAHKALSDWAKAQPQLAEVCTRFEKLAQGGTVRLLPGPTGERNTYILLPRERVLCLADNEQDALIQLAAVTSVGSRALWQDDELHRKLAQSLPETVRARIDFALDPLAQEQHYDAVIYHGDADQLRLLCEKIAARGGAIVTVQGFARGETNLLLERLLIERSLSINTAAAGGNASLMTIG from the coding sequence ATGGGAACTACGACCATGGGTGTCAAACTGGATGAAGCCACCCGCGACAGAATTAAGCTGGCCGCACAACAGATCGATCGCACTCCGCACTGGCTGATCAAACAAGCGATTTTTAACTATCTCGAGCAGTTGGAACAAGGCGCGCAGCCTGCTGAATTCCCGCTGCAGGCGGCGGCTAATGAAGCTGAAGAGACGCAGCAGGAAGAGCCGCATCAGCCGTTCCTTGATTTCGCGGAACAGATTCTGCCGCAAACGGTCACCCGCGCCGCGATTACCTCCGCCTGGCGCCGCCCGGAGCCTGAAGCGGTCTCTATGATGCTGGAGCAGGCGCGCTTGCCTGCCCCGCTGGCGGAAAAAGCTCACCAGCTTGCCTGGACGCTGGCCGATAAGCTGCGGCACCAAAAAGGGGCAACCGGACGCGCCGGAATGGTGCAAAGCCTGCTGCAAGAATTCTCATTATCCTCTCAGGAGGGCGTGGCGCTGATGTGTCTGGCGGAAGCGCTGCTGCGTATTCCCGATAAGCCGACGCGCGATGCGCTGATCCGCGATAAAATCAGCAACGGCAACTGGCAAGCGCACCTCGGCCGCAGCCCTTCGCTATTTGTGAATGCCGCGACCTGGGGTCTGCTGTTTACCGGCCGTCTGGTTTCAACGCATAACGAAGCGAACCTGTCGCGCTCCCTTAACCGTATCATCGGCAAAAGCGGCGAACCGTTGATCCGCAAAGGCGTGGATATGGCGATGCGCCTGATGGGCGAGCAGTTTGTTACCGGCGAAACCATTGCCGAGGCGCTGGCCAATGCGCGTAAGCTGGAAGAAAAAGGCTTCCGCTACTCTTACGATATGCTGGGCGAAGCGGCGCTGACCGCCAGCGATGCGAAAGCCTATCTGCTCTCTTACCAGCAGGCGATCCATGCGATTGGCAAAGCCTCTAACGGACGCGGCATTTATGAAGGTCCGGGCATCTCCATTAAACTTTCCGCGTTGCATCCACGCTACAGCCGAGCGCAGTATGCGCGCGTGATGGAAGAGCTCTACCCTATTCTTAAATCGCTGACGCTGCTGGCGCGTTCTTACGATATTGGTATTAATATTGATGCCGAAGAGGCTGACCGCCTGGAGCTGTCGCTCGATCTGCTGGAAAAACTCTGCTTCGAACCGGAGCTGGAAGGCTGGAACGGCATCGGCTTCGTGATTCAGGCTTATCAAAAACGCTGTCCTTTCGTTATCGACTCGCTGATCGACCTGGCGCAGCGCAGCCGCCGTCGCCTGATGATTCGTCTGGTAAAAGGCGCCTACTGGGACAGTGAAATCAAACGCGCCCAGGCTGAGGGTCTGGAAGGCTATCCGGTCTATACCCGCAAGGTCTATACCGATATCTCTTATCTGGCCTGCGCCCGCAAACTACTGGCGGTGCCGAATCTGATCTACCCGCAGTTTGCCACCCATAACGCCCACAGCCTGGCGGCAATCTATCATCTGGCGGGAAATAACTATTATCCGGGCCAGTATGAGTTCCAGTGCCTGCACGGCATGGGCGAGCCGCTGTATGAGCAGGTGGTAGGCAAAACCGCCGATGGCAAGCTGAACCGCCCGTGCCGCATCTATGCGCCGGTCGGCACCCATGAAACCCTGCTGGCTTATCTGGTGCGTCGTCTGCTGGAAAACGGCGCCAACACCTCTTTTGTGAACCGCATCGCCGATAAAACCCTGCCGCTGGATGAGCTGGTGGCCGATCCGGTTCAGCAGGTGGAACGGCTGGCCGCAACGGAAGGCGCAATCGGGCTGCCGCATCCGAAAATCCCGCTGCCGCGCGATCTGTATGGGGATAAGCGCCCCAACTCAGCCGGACTGGATTTAGCCAATGAACACCGCCTGGCCTCACTCTCCAGCGCGCTGTTAAGCAGCGCCGCGCATTTATGGCGTGCCGGGCCGATGATTGAGGGCGAGCTGAGCCAGGGCGAATATCGTCCGGTGCTTAACCCAGCCGACCCCAGCGATATCGTGGGCGAAGTGCGTGAGGCCAGCGAGCAGGAAGTGGCGCAGGCGCTGCAGGCATCGGTAAATGCCGGTTCCATCTGGTTTGCCACCCCGCCGCAGGAGCGAGCCGCCATTCTGGAGCGCGCCGCCGAACTGATGGAAGGTCAGATGCAGACACTGATCGGCATTCTGGTGCGCGAGGCGGGCAAAACCTTTAACAACGCCATTGCCGAAGTACGCGAAGCGGTCGATTTCCTCTATTACTATTCTGGCCTGGTCAGCAGCGACTTTGACAATGAAACCCATCGTCCGTTAGGGCCGGTGGTTTGTATCAGCCCATGGAACTTCCCGCTGGCCATTTTCACTGGTCAGATCGCCGCCGCGCTGGCGGCTGGCAACAGCGTGCTGGCGAAGCCCGCTGAGCAAACGCCGCTGATCGCCGCGCAGGCGGTACGTATTCTGCTGGAAGCGGGCGTGCCTGGTGGCGTGATCCAGCTGCTGCCGGGCCTCGGCGAAACTGTCGGCGCCCAGTTGACCAGCGACGAGCGGGTACGTGGCGTCATGTTTACCGGTTCGACCGCGGTCGCCAGCCTGTTACAGCGTAATCTTGCCGGACGTCTCGATCCGCAGGGACGCCCAACGCCGCTGATCGCTGAAACCGGTGGCATGAACGCCATGATCGTAGATTCCTCGGCGCTGACCGAGCAGGTGGTACTGGATATCGTCTCCTCTGCCTATGACAGCGCGGGCCAGCGCTGTTCGGCGCTGCGTCTGCTCTGCATTCAGGAAGATGCCGCCGAGCATACGCTGAAGATGCTGCGCGGTGCGATGGCGGAGTGCCGGATGGGTAACCCGGAGCGTCTTTCAACCGATATCGGTCCGGTGATCGATGCCGAGGCGAAAGAAAATATCGAGCGCCATATCCAGGCGATGCGCGCCAAAGGACTGACGGTATTCCAGGCGGTACAGGAAAACCAGCAGGACAGCAAAGAGTGGGCGCAGGGTACCTTTATTAAGCCAACGCTGATTGAACTGAACAGTATCGACGAGCTGGATAAAGAGATCTTTGGTCCGGTGCTGCACGTGGTACGTTATACGCGTAGCACGCTGCCGCAGCTGATCGAGCAGATTAATGCCTCCGGCTATGGCTTAACGTTGGGCGTGCATACCCGTATCGATGAAACTATCGGTCAGGTAACCCAGCGCGCTAAAGTCGGCAACCTGTACGTCAACCGTAATATGGTTGGCGCCGTGGTTGGCGTACAGCCATTTGGTGGTGAAGGCCTGTCGGGCACCGGTCCGAAAGCGGGCGGTCCGCTTTATCTCTATCGCCTGCTGTCGCATCGTCCGGATAACGCGCTACAGGTCACGCTGGATCGCCACGATGCCGAATACTCGCTTGACGCAACGCTGCGCCCTTCCCTGATCGAGGCGCATAAAGCGCTAAGCGACTGGGCTAAAGCGCAGCCGCAGCTGGCGGAAGTCTGTACGCGCTTTGAAAAACTGGCGCAGGGCGGTACGGTGCGTTTACTGCCGGGCCCGACTGGCGAGCGCAATACCTATATCCTGCTGCCGCGCGAACGCGTGCTTTGCCTGGCGGATAACGAGCAGGATGCGTTGATTCAGCTGGCGGCGGTTACCAGCGTCGGCAGCCGCGCGTTGTGGCAGGATGATGAACTGCACCGCAAGCTGGCGCAGTCGCTACCGGAAACCGTACGGGCGCGGATCGACTTCGCCCTGGACCCGCTGGCGCAGGAACAGCATTATGATGCGGTGATCTATCACGGCGATGCCGATCAGCTGCGTCTGCTGTGCGAGAAAATTGCGGCACGCGGCGGTGCGATCGTGACGGTACAGGGCTTTGCCCGTGGCGAAACCAATCTGTTGCTGGAGCGTTTGCTGATTGAACGTTCGCTGAGTATTAATACCGCCGCTGCGGGAGGAAACGCCAGCCTGATGACGATAGGCTAA
- a CDS encoding acyltransferase family protein produces MNDKKSQEIQWVNTLKGGCILLVVLYHVVLPGFEGTLKHLTAGLLPAQLWVAFNTVLSPLRMPAFFFVSGMLAARAINDKPWKKVFTSRVTNLFYLYILWGVIQWLSIYGISSEITHHRISSNINSSYAESPQEFVSLMLLAMSSSWYLYALGLFFLLAKLFRKQRLPLFIAAVLLNYAAVEKVIPGWGPESLSQYFIYFIMGSFWSAQVIHLSEWRKSNLLPWLGLALLAGAHLLLGLQKNLFLCTLAILVCIALCRMLNTHFRMTWMNWIGKNTLQIYVLHRIFIEYFGMTAILFAFDHHLFNSQLFSILWAVGFPIGMVALCSLCSIAVWKLLNKGLGKSLFIYPRLLRMKFDV; encoded by the coding sequence ATGAACGATAAAAAAAGCCAGGAAATTCAGTGGGTGAATACGCTAAAAGGCGGCTGCATCCTGCTGGTGGTGCTCTATCATGTAGTGTTGCCTGGATTTGAAGGCACGCTAAAACACCTGACGGCGGGCCTCTTACCGGCCCAGCTATGGGTGGCGTTTAATACCGTGCTGTCGCCGTTGCGTATGCCAGCATTCTTTTTTGTCTCCGGCATGCTGGCCGCGCGGGCAATTAATGATAAGCCGTGGAAAAAAGTATTTACCAGTCGGGTAACTAATCTTTTTTACCTTTATATTCTCTGGGGCGTTATTCAGTGGCTTTCTATTTACGGTATTTCTTCGGAAATAACGCATCATCGTATTTCCAGCAATATTAACTCCTCGTATGCTGAGTCGCCGCAGGAATTTGTTTCCCTGATGCTGCTGGCAATGAGCAGTTCCTGGTATCTTTATGCGCTGGGTCTGTTTTTCCTGTTGGCCAAACTGTTCCGCAAACAGCGTCTGCCGCTGTTTATCGCTGCGGTGCTATTGAATTACGCGGCGGTGGAAAAAGTGATCCCTGGCTGGGGACCGGAGAGCCTCTCACAATATTTTATCTATTTTATTATGGGCTCGTTCTGGAGCGCGCAGGTTATTCATCTGAGCGAATGGCGTAAAAGCAATCTGCTGCCGTGGCTGGGATTAGCGCTGTTGGCCGGCGCGCATCTGCTGTTGGGTCTGCAAAAAAATCTGTTCCTGTGTACGCTGGCGATTCTGGTTTGTATCGCGCTGTGCCGGATGTTGAATACCCATTTCCGCATGACGTGGATGAACTGGATTGGTAAAAACACACTGCAAATTTACGTGCTGCACCGCATCTTTATTGAATACTTCGGTATGACGGCGATCCTGTTTGCGTTCGATCATCATCTGTTTAATTCTCAACTATTTTCAATACTATGGGCGGTGGGCTTTCCGATTGGTATGGTGGCGCTCTGTTCACTCTGTTCGATTGCGGTGTGGAAACTGCTGAATAAAGGGCTGGGGAAATCACTGTTTATCTATCCGCGCCTGCTGCGGATGAAGTTCGACGTATAA
- the putP gene encoding sodium/proline symporter PutP: MTVSTPMVVTFIIYILGMVLIGFIAWRSTKNFDDYILGGRSLGSLVTALSAGASDMSGWLLMGLPGAIFLSGISESWIAIGLTIGAWLNWKIVAGRLRVQTEHHNNALTLPDFFTSRFEDRSKLLRVISAIVILVFFTIYCASGIVAGARLFESTFGMSYETALWAGAVATILYTFVGGFLAVSWTDTVQASLMIFALLLTPIMVIVAVGGFDDSLRVIEAKSLENLDMLKGLNFVAVISLLGWGLGYFGQPHILARFMAADSHRSIRTARRIGMAWMILCLAGAVAVGFFGIAYFQNNPQQAAGVNENGERIFIELARILFNPWIAGILLSAILAAVMSTLSCQLLVCSSALTEDLYKGLLRKNASQKELVWFGRMMVLVVALIAIALAANPDNRVLGLVSYAWAGFGAAFGPVVLFSVCWKRTTRNGALAGMVIGAMTVLVWKHYGWLGLYEIIPGFLFASIAIYVVSLMGRAPSAQAQARFDAADAEYKTP, translated from the coding sequence ATGACAGTAAGCACACCGATGGTGGTGACATTCATCATCTATATTCTTGGCATGGTGTTGATTGGCTTTATCGCCTGGCGCTCAACCAAAAATTTCGATGACTACATTCTTGGTGGCCGTAGCCTGGGCAGTCTGGTTACCGCGCTTTCCGCCGGCGCGTCCGATATGAGCGGCTGGCTGCTGATGGGGCTGCCTGGCGCTATTTTCCTGTCAGGCATTTCGGAAAGCTGGATTGCCATCGGGCTTACCATTGGCGCCTGGCTAAACTGGAAAATCGTTGCCGGCCGCCTGCGCGTACAAACTGAACATCACAATAACGCTTTAACCTTGCCTGACTTTTTTACCAGTCGCTTCGAAGATCGCAGCAAACTGCTGCGCGTTATTTCCGCCATCGTCATCCTGGTGTTTTTTACCATCTACTGTGCGTCCGGCATTGTAGCCGGGGCGCGTCTATTCGAAAGTACATTCGGTATGAGTTATGAAACGGCGCTGTGGGCCGGTGCGGTCGCCACCATTCTTTATACCTTTGTGGGTGGTTTTCTGGCGGTGAGCTGGACCGATACCGTCCAGGCCAGCCTGATGATTTTCGCGCTGCTGTTAACGCCGATTATGGTGATTGTCGCCGTGGGCGGTTTTGATGATTCTCTGCGGGTTATTGAAGCGAAAAGCCTGGAAAACCTCGATATGCTGAAAGGGCTAAACTTTGTCGCGGTTATTTCGCTGCTGGGCTGGGGCCTGGGCTATTTTGGGCAGCCGCATATTCTGGCGCGTTTTATGGCGGCCGACTCTCATCGCTCAATTCGTACCGCTCGACGCATTGGTATGGCGTGGATGATCCTTTGCCTGGCCGGAGCCGTCGCAGTGGGCTTTTTCGGTATCGCTTATTTCCAGAACAACCCGCAACAGGCGGCTGGCGTAAATGAAAACGGCGAGCGCATATTTATCGAGCTAGCGCGCATCCTGTTTAACCCGTGGATCGCCGGTATTTTGCTCTCTGCTATTTTGGCAGCGGTGATGTCCACGCTGAGCTGTCAGCTACTGGTCTGCTCCAGCGCCCTGACGGAAGATCTCTACAAGGGCCTGCTGCGTAAAAACGCCAGCCAGAAAGAATTGGTTTGGTTCGGACGTATGATGGTGCTGGTCGTTGCGCTGATTGCCATTGCGCTGGCCGCTAACCCTGACAACCGCGTTCTGGGGCTGGTGAGCTATGCCTGGGCGGGCTTCGGTGCGGCGTTTGGACCGGTGGTGCTGTTCTCTGTCTGCTGGAAACGCACTACGCGCAACGGCGCGCTGGCCGGTATGGTGATCGGCGCGATGACGGTACTGGTATGGAAACACTACGGCTGGCTGGGGCTGTATGAGATCATCCCTGGCTTCCTGTTTGCCAGCATCGCTATTTACGTGGTTAGCCTGATGGGCCGCGCGCCCTCTGCACAGGCGCAGGCGCGCTTCGATGCGGCGGATGCGGAATACAAGACGCCCTGA
- the efeB gene encoding iron uptake transporter deferrochelatase/peroxidase subunit, with product MKKMTDAAMPSRRRLLKGLGLLSGAAVVGSSCPISGAAAKSFSPGALSPSAREERQPFYGAHQAGITTPQQAAMMLVAFDVLADDKNELVRLFKLLTERIAFLTGGGNAPPVSNPQLPPLDSGILGEHIWPDNLTVTVSVGEALFDERYGLTALKPAKLQTMTRFPNDALDAESCHGDLLLQICANTNDTVIHALRDIIKHTPDLLAIRWRREGFISDHAARSKGKETPINLLGFKDGTANPNTANQALMDAILWVTKDQQEPAWAVGGSYQAVRIIQFHVEFWDRTPLGEQQTIFGREKLSGAPLGMKNERDEPDYTQDPQGKIIPLDAHIRLANPRTPETQSSLMLRRGYSYSAGVTSAGQLDMGLLFVCYQHDLEKGFLAVQRRLNGEALEEYIKPVGGGYFFVLPGVANNQHYLAQSLLEA from the coding sequence ATGAAAAAGATGACCGACGCGGCGATGCCTTCACGGCGCCGCTTGTTAAAAGGTCTCGGTCTGCTGAGCGGCGCCGCTGTGGTGGGCAGCAGTTGCCCAATCAGCGGCGCGGCAGCAAAAAGCTTCTCGCCTGGCGCGCTCTCTCCCAGCGCCCGGGAAGAGCGCCAGCCGTTTTATGGCGCGCATCAGGCAGGGATCACCACGCCGCAGCAGGCGGCAATGATGCTGGTGGCTTTTGATGTGCTGGCGGATGATAAAAACGAGCTGGTGCGGCTGTTTAAACTACTCACTGAGCGCATCGCTTTTCTCACCGGCGGCGGCAACGCGCCGCCGGTCAGCAATCCGCAGCTGCCGCCGCTGGATTCAGGCATCCTCGGCGAACATATCTGGCCCGATAATTTGACGGTAACCGTTTCGGTAGGGGAGGCGCTGTTTGACGAGCGCTACGGCCTGACGGCGCTGAAGCCTGCGAAACTGCAAACCATGACGCGCTTTCCCAACGACGCGTTAGATGCCGAAAGCTGCCATGGCGATCTGCTGCTACAGATTTGCGCCAATACCAACGATACCGTCATCCATGCGCTGCGCGATATCATCAAACATACGCCTGATTTACTGGCAATCCGCTGGCGGCGCGAAGGGTTTATTTCCGACCATGCGGCGCGCAGCAAAGGCAAAGAAACGCCCATCAACCTGCTGGGTTTCAAAGATGGCACCGCCAATCCGAATACGGCAAATCAGGCGCTGATGGATGCGATCCTCTGGGTCACAAAAGATCAGCAGGAACCTGCCTGGGCGGTGGGCGGCAGCTATCAGGCGGTGCGTATTATTCAGTTTCACGTTGAATTTTGGGATCGTACGCCGTTGGGCGAGCAGCAAACTATTTTTGGGCGTGAAAAGCTGAGCGGCGCGCCGCTGGGGATGAAAAACGAGCGCGACGAGCCAGACTACACGCAGGACCCCCAGGGAAAAATCATTCCGCTTGATGCCCATATCCGTCTGGCCAATCCGCGCACGCCGGAAACACAAAGCAGCCTGATGCTGCGTCGCGGCTACAGTTATTCCGCTGGCGTCACCTCTGCCGGTCAGCTGGATATGGGGCTGCTGTTCGTTTGTTATCAACACGATTTGGAAAAAGGATTTTTAGCGGTACAAAGGCGGCTCAACGGTGAAGCGCTGGAAGAATATATCAAACCCGTGGGGGGCGGCTATTTCTTTGTTCTGCCCGGCGTGGCAAATAATCAACATTATCTGGCGCAGTCATTACTTGAGGCTTGA
- the efeO gene encoding iron uptake system protein EfeO, whose amino-acid sequence MTIFSRRKALLASLLTYSALSGAAEVPQVNVSVNDKQCEPMALTVNAGKTQFIIRNNSQKGLEWEILKGVMVVEERENIAPGFTQKLTATLQPGEYEMTCGLLSNPKGKLIVKAAGDTQNNGKQAELAQLSDAIAEYKTWVVGEVAQLVSGTKAFTDAVKAGDVKKAQSLYAPARQHYERIEPIAELFSDLDGSIDAREDDYEQKAADPKFTGFHRLEKALFGDRSSDGMNTYADRLYQDTLELQKRINELAFPPGKVVGGAAGLIEEVAASKISGEEDRYSRTDLWDFQANVDGAQKIVNLLRPQLEKANPQLLGKVDNNFKKVDAILSKYHTQDGFASYEKLTITDRNRLKGPITTLAEDLALLRGTLGLD is encoded by the coding sequence ATGACCATTTTCTCTCGCCGCAAAGCCTTGCTGGCTTCACTTCTGACGTATTCAGCGCTTTCCGGCGCGGCTGAGGTGCCACAGGTTAACGTCAGCGTGAACGATAAACAGTGTGAGCCGATGGCGCTCACCGTTAACGCCGGGAAAACTCAGTTTATTATCCGCAATAACAGTCAGAAAGGGCTGGAATGGGAAATCCTGAAGGGAGTCATGGTAGTGGAAGAGCGCGAAAACATCGCGCCAGGCTTCACGCAAAAACTGACCGCTACTCTCCAGCCCGGCGAATATGAAATGACCTGCGGGCTGCTCAGCAATCCGAAAGGTAAACTGATCGTTAAGGCGGCCGGCGACACGCAAAATAACGGCAAACAGGCGGAGCTGGCGCAGCTTAGCGACGCGATTGCCGAATATAAAACCTGGGTGGTTGGCGAAGTGGCGCAGCTGGTCAGCGGCACCAAAGCCTTTACCGATGCGGTCAAAGCGGGCGATGTGAAAAAAGCGCAGTCGCTTTATGCGCCAGCCCGCCAGCACTATGAGCGTATCGAACCCATTGCCGAGCTTTTCTCCGATCTGGATGGCAGCATTGATGCGCGCGAAGATGATTACGAACAAAAAGCGGCAGATCCTAAATTCACCGGCTTCCACCGTCTGGAGAAAGCGCTATTTGGCGATCGCAGCAGCGATGGGATGAACACCTATGCCGATCGCCTCTATCAGGATACGCTGGAGCTGCAGAAACGTATTAATGAACTGGCTTTCCCGCCGGGCAAGGTAGTAGGCGGCGCGGCCGGGCTGATTGAAGAAGTGGCGGCCAGCAAAATTTCCGGCGAAGAAGATCGCTATAGCCGTACCGATCTGTGGGATTTTCAGGCCAACGTTGATGGCGCGCAGAAAATTGTCAACCTGCTGCGCCCGCAGCTGGAAAAGGCTAATCCGCAACTGCTCGGCAAAGTGGATAACAACTTCAAAAAAGTTGATGCCATTCTGTCTAAATACCATACCCAGGATGGGTTCGCCTCGTATGAGAAACTGACCATTACCGACCGCAACCGGCTGAAAGGGCCGATCACTACGCTGGCGGAAGATTTGGCGCTGTTGCGCGGTACGCTGGGACTGGATTAA
- the phoH gene encoding phosphate starvation-inducible protein PhoH — protein sequence MGRQKAVIKARREARRVLRSDSRSHRQREEESVTSLVHMGGLDAIGMACDSRDRSPIEARNEAQAHYLNAIETKQLIFATGEAGCGKTWISAAKAAEALINKDVDRIIVTRPVLQADEDLGFLPGDISEKFAPYFRPVYDVLVKRLGSSFMQYCLRPEIGKVEIAPFAYMRGRTFENAVVILDEAQNVTAAQMKMFLTRLGENVTVIVNGDITQCDLPAGVTSGLADALNRFVEDEMVSLVRFEKEDCVRSALCQRALHAYS from the coding sequence ATGGGAAGACAGAAAGCAGTGATCAAAGCGCGTCGTGAAGCGCGTCGAGTGCTTCGTAGCGATTCACGTAGCCATCGGCAGCGTGAAGAAGAATCGGTCACCTCGCTGGTGCATATGGGCGGCCTGGATGCCATCGGTATGGCGTGTGATTCACGCGATCGTTCACCGATTGAAGCGCGTAATGAAGCTCAGGCGCACTATCTTAACGCCATAGAGACAAAACAGCTGATCTTCGCTACCGGCGAAGCGGGTTGCGGTAAAACCTGGATCAGCGCTGCAAAAGCAGCAGAAGCCCTGATTAACAAGGATGTCGACAGGATTATCGTGACCCGACCGGTGCTGCAGGCGGACGAAGACCTGGGCTTTTTGCCCGGCGATATTTCTGAGAAGTTTGCACCTTATTTCCGCCCGGTCTACGACGTTCTGGTTAAACGTCTCGGTTCTTCCTTTATGCAATATTGTCTGCGTCCGGAAATCGGCAAGGTAGAGATCGCTCCCTTTGCCTATATGCGCGGGCGTACCTTCGAAAACGCCGTAGTGATCCTCGATGAAGCGCAAAACGTCACCGCGGCACAAATGAAAATGTTTTTAACCCGTCTGGGCGAGAACGTCACGGTTATCGTGAATGGCGATATTACCCAATGCGATTTGCCAGCGGGTGTGACATCAGGCCTCGCCGACGCGCTTAACCGTTTTGTCGAAGATGAAATGGTTAGCCTGGTGCGGTTTGAAAAAGAGGATTGCGTGCGTTCCGCGCTCTGTCAGCGCGCGCTGCATGCTTATAGTTGA
- the tcyN gene encoding L-cystine ABC transporter ATP-binding protein TcyN yields MSAIEVSKLVKQFNGQTVLHGIDLEVASGEVVAIIGPSGSGKTTLLRSINLLEVPDSGTIKVGGIAIDVALSISKQKERVRQLRQQVGFVFQSFNLFPHRSVLENIIEGPVIVKGEPKAEAIARARALLEKVGLHGKEQSYPRRLSGGQQQRVAIARALAMRPEVILFDEPTSALDPELVGEVLNTIRSLAEEKRTMVIVTHEMSFARDVADRAIFMDQGRIVEQGPAKELFAHPQQARTRQFLEKFLSQ; encoded by the coding sequence ATGAGCGCCATAGAAGTCAGCAAACTGGTAAAACAGTTTAATGGGCAGACGGTGCTGCACGGCATCGATCTTGAGGTGGCCTCCGGCGAAGTGGTGGCGATTATCGGCCCCAGCGGTTCTGGGAAAACGACACTGTTGCGCAGCATTAATCTGCTGGAAGTACCGGACAGCGGCACCATCAAAGTAGGCGGCATTGCCATTGACGTCGCGCTGTCAATAAGCAAACAGAAAGAGCGCGTCCGCCAGCTGCGCCAGCAGGTGGGCTTTGTGTTCCAGAGCTTTAATCTGTTCCCGCATCGCTCGGTGCTGGAAAATATTATTGAAGGCCCGGTCATCGTTAAGGGCGAGCCGAAAGCGGAGGCGATCGCGCGCGCCCGTGCGCTGCTGGAAAAGGTGGGTTTGCATGGCAAAGAGCAGAGCTATCCGCGCCGCCTTTCCGGCGGGCAGCAGCAGCGTGTGGCTATTGCGCGTGCGCTGGCGATGCGTCCCGAGGTGATCCTGTTTGACGAGCCTACCTCTGCGCTTGATCCTGAGCTGGTTGGCGAGGTGCTGAATACTATTCGCTCGCTGGCGGAAGAGAAGCGCACCATGGTAATCGTCACGCACGAGATGAGCTTTGCGCGTGACGTAGCCGATCGCGCTATTTTTATGGATCAGGGCCGCATTGTAGAGCAGGGACCGGCGAAAGAGCTGTTTGCTCATCCTCAACAGGCGCGTACTCGTCAGTTCCTCGAGAAGTTCCTCAGCCAATAG